The genomic segment TTATTGGTTCACAGAAAGTGGCTAGGCGGATGCCCGCTACTTTCAACAAGTTATGTGCGATTACCAGAATTCCGAACTCGACATGGGGGCAAATTATCTCTTGGAGACAATAGTTTTCTTCTTGCACCTCTAGAGCAAAACGGTTTTTTTGTGCTTACTTTTTGGACAGCCCCCCTTCCCATTTCGTTTTTGTGTGGAACGGATATGATATTGTAAAATGACAGAAGGTAAGAGAAATAGGAGATGACAACAAATGAGTAAGCAAGTAAACGAAAACGAACTCGTTTTGCATGTAGCTACCAAAACAAAAGTAGACCCGCAAAAAATCATGATCGTACTCAAGCATGAGCAAGCGTACATGAACAGTGCGAAGGCAGATGCAAAAGGTGATGTCGACGTTGATTTTGATGATCTCGTGGATTACGTCATGGGTAAGTCAGATGTGAAACTGGATGAGATCACCGTCGAGAAGATCCTGGATGTAGAGATGGAATACTTGATTAAAAAAGGAGTCGCTGGATACATAGACTAATAGAGGACGTCTGGTTATCAGGAAAAGAAGAGTAGTGTTCCAAGCACATTTCCCCTGTAGAGGGTGATGTGCTTTTTTTATTCTTTTTGAAAAACCACAACACAAAAGGGTAATCAGTGGCTGCGGTGGGGAGAAGAATATTTCCAGTCTAGGCTCAGTGCTCCGTCCCTCGGGGAAGCATGGACTGCACGCTCCGAAGAGATTCGCGGGGAAACGCAAAAGTGGTAGCCGCTACGTCGCATGAGCACGGTTGCGTTTCTTTTACCCGCTAATCCCTATTCCGCTCGGTAGGACTCCACAAGTCGCTACGTCTGGAAATATTCTTCTCTGGCGTATCTGATTACGTACTTCGTTCTTTTCAAGCTTTTAAAAAACGAATAACTTTAACAGCTCGTAGAGGAAACAGGAGAAATAAGCGAAGATCTTTGGTACACCGACCGAGACGGAATGCAAAAAGCGAAACACGCTCTTAAGCGTCCACCTCTGAAACACATCCTGAATGGACCACTTTGGACGCGGTTTCGCTTTTTGCATGGAGTCGGGCAGTGAATCCCCCAGCGGGTGGGACAAGAAGCTGAGCGTTTTCTCCTGTTTCCTCCCCACCACAACAGCTTAACGACTGCGTTTTTAGTATTTTTTAACAAGGTATATACATACTAAAAATCCAAAAAATATCTGAAAGACAAATGTAAATTGTTTGACTATTGGTAGTTGCCGTGTCTATAATTTGGTTATCTTTGTTAGTAATGTTAACTAACTGTGTGGCGGTGATCGATGAAGCGTGCAAGCTCCCAAAAAAACAGGTAACAGCAAACTCGTGAAAAAACTGAATAAAGAAGAAGTATTGCAGCAGGTCGTCTTGCACGGGCAGATTTCCCGCGCGGATATCTCCAAACAGACACAGCTCAGCCGACCATGTGTTTCCGCTCTCGTAGATGAAATGATCCAGGAAGGACTCCTGCAAGAAGTAGGAATGGGCGATTCCAAAGGCGGCCGCAAGCCGATTTTGTTGGAGTACAACTATCAGGCGTACGCCATTGCCGGAGCAATTTTTGAAGGATCTACCCTGGATATGGCCATCGCGGATATGAAAGGCGAGTTCTTGGCTCGCTGTCGAAAACGGCTGGCACAACCAGCGAATGGCGAAACCGTCATCGAAGATTTGGCAGCTGGACTGGATCGCTTGCTGCGTGAAAGTGGCATCCCGCGAGAGCGCCTGCTCGGCATGGGCGTCGGCTTGCAGGGGGTCACACAGCGTGGCAGTGGAACCGTCAGCTTTTCACCCAGCACGGGGTGGATGGGTTCACCGATTCAGCAGACCATCGAAGTGCGACTCGGACTGCCCGTCATTATCGACAATGACGTGAATATGATGACACTGGGCGAGTACGTCCGTGGAGCAGGGGTCGGCCATACCAACGTCGTCTACATGTACGTAGGAACGGGGATTGGGGCCGGGATCATTTTGGATGGACAGTTTTATCGGGGGAGTCGTGAGGCAGCAGGAGAAATCGGCTTCATGATGATCGGCCCGGTACATAATCGCCCGAATGGCGCGTCAGGGGTGTTTGAGACGCATTATTCGATTCCGGGCATCCAAGAGCAGGCTAAGGGATTTCTCTCTGACCTTCAGGAAGGGTCGAGTGTCATAGAAGAGCTGATCCGGCACGCCAAACATAATCCAGAAGCAAAGGAGCTTCTTGCAGATGTGTATCGACATTGGGCGTACGGAATGGCGAACATCATCAGTATTTTGAACCCGGAAATATTGATCCTGAGCGGGGAGATGGTCCACGTCGATGGTGAAGGGGTGAAGCAAATTCACGAATGGCTGAGAGAATGGGTGCCTGAGGTGCCTAATCTTGAAAAAGCGAGTCTGGGGGAGCGAGCTGGTTTGATTGGCGCTGTCCATAGTGTTTTGGAAGCGTTTCCTTTCACAAGACTGCTTGACAAAGAGTGAGAAGAACAAGAGGGGGAGTTCGTTTTGAAGAAGACAACTAGCAAGCTGAAAACATGGATGAAGGGCGTTTTTGTCAGCTCCTTGGCTCTGACTGTGGCTGCGTGCGGCAGTGGAGGACAGGAAGCAAAGCCTGCCGACAACAGCGCAGGCGGTCAATCAGGCACGGCTGCTCAACCTGCTGATTCATCGGGTGACCCGCAAAGACTGGTGATTTACACCGGACGGGACAAAAACATTTTTGAAATCGTGTTGCCAAAATTCAATGAAAAGTACCCGAACATTGAAGTGGAAACACTCGAGATGGGTGCCCAACAAATTTTGGAGCGCGTTCGTGCAGAGAAGGCGAACCCGCAAGCTGACTTCTGGTGGGGCGGTACACAATCTGCTCTAGCGACAGCAGCCAATGAAGATCTGCTGGAGCCTTACAAGCCGACGTTTGCTGACAAGGTTCCGGATTTGTACAAAGATCCGCAAGATCGCTGGTACGGCGAAATGCTTTTGCCAGAGGTCATCATGTACAACTCGCAGGTGCTGAAGCCGGAAGAAGCACCGCAAGATTGGGACGAATTGATCGATCCGAAATTCAAAGACAAGATCGTGATCCGAAACGTACTGCCGTCCGGCACAATGCGTACCATTTATTCCGCAATGATCTTCCGTCAAGGGGCGGATACTCCTGAAAAAGGTTATGAATGGCTGACCAAGCTCGATGCCAATACAAAAGAGTACACACAAGACCCGACAAACCTGTATTTGAAGATGGATCGTCAAGAGGGCGTCATCTCCTTGTGGAACCTCCAAGACGTTCTGATCCAAAGCAAAAAGAACAACCATCCGTATGACTTCATTTATCCGAAGAGCGGAGCACCGATTCTCGTAGACGGCGTGGCTTTGGTAAAAGGCGCGAAAAACCTGGATGCAGCGAAAAAGTTCATGGAATTCTTGATGAGTCCTGAAATGGCTGCCCAATTGGCGAAGGAGCGCTTCCAATTCCCATCTCGTACAGACATCAGCAAGGACGAACTGCCAGACTTCATGAAAAATCTCGAGCTGAAGCCAATGGAACTCGATTGGGCTGTCATGGCTGAAAAAGAAAAAGAGTGGATGCAGCATTGGGATGAAAACATCAAGGGGAAAGGCAAGAAGTAAGGAAGGGTTTTCGAAGCAGCTAGGCGGGAAGGCGTTGTCCTTTCCGTCTAGTCACTTATAGAAGTTGTTTTTATACGGACGCAGCTTGAAATGACTTGCGATGAAGGAGGAAACACAACCCGATGAGCAGCGTAACACTTGATCACGTTCACAAAAGGTTTGGCCAAGCAAAAGGGGTCGAAGATGTTCACATTCATATCGAATCAGGAGAGTTTTTTACTTTT from the Brevibacillus brevis genome contains:
- a CDS encoding ROK family protein, which codes for MQAPKKTGNSKLVKKLNKEEVLQQVVLHGQISRADISKQTQLSRPCVSALVDEMIQEGLLQEVGMGDSKGGRKPILLEYNYQAYAIAGAIFEGSTLDMAIADMKGEFLARCRKRLAQPANGETVIEDLAAGLDRLLRESGIPRERLLGMGVGLQGVTQRGSGTVSFSPSTGWMGSPIQQTIEVRLGLPVIIDNDVNMMTLGEYVRGAGVGHTNVVYMYVGTGIGAGIILDGQFYRGSREAAGEIGFMMIGPVHNRPNGASGVFETHYSIPGIQEQAKGFLSDLQEGSSVIEELIRHAKHNPEAKELLADVYRHWAYGMANIISILNPEILILSGEMVHVDGEGVKQIHEWLREWVPEVPNLEKASLGERAGLIGAVHSVLEAFPFTRLLDKE
- a CDS encoding extracellular solute-binding protein; translation: MKKTTSKLKTWMKGVFVSSLALTVAACGSGGQEAKPADNSAGGQSGTAAQPADSSGDPQRLVIYTGRDKNIFEIVLPKFNEKYPNIEVETLEMGAQQILERVRAEKANPQADFWWGGTQSALATAANEDLLEPYKPTFADKVPDLYKDPQDRWYGEMLLPEVIMYNSQVLKPEEAPQDWDELIDPKFKDKIVIRNVLPSGTMRTIYSAMIFRQGADTPEKGYEWLTKLDANTKEYTQDPTNLYLKMDRQEGVISLWNLQDVLIQSKKNNHPYDFIYPKSGAPILVDGVALVKGAKNLDAAKKFMEFLMSPEMAAQLAKERFQFPSRTDISKDELPDFMKNLELKPMELDWAVMAEKEKEWMQHWDENIKGKGKK